The Eubacteriales bacterium genomic sequence TACCTCACATTTAAAAAAGTTTTTGTCTGCATATCAGTTCCTTCCATATATTAATTTATATAATATCTTTATTTTCAAGATAGTGGCTTTATATTTTTATCACTCTGCCCGTGGCCAGATATTCGATTTTATCTCCCATTATATCTTTTAGTTGGTTATAAGGGTCAACACCTGTACAATGGCATGTGTAGTATTTTATATTTGTGTTTTTCAGCATTTCCCCTATTCGTCTTACAAAATCCGGATCTTCACTTTTTTTTGCAGAATTACTATACAGGTGAAAACCTCCAAAAACATAATCGGGAGCTCTTTTTTTAAGGTCAATTGAATGGTTTAATATATTAACGATACCGTTATGTGCACAGCCGGCAAAAACAAACATTTTCCCTGCCTCTGTAACGATCATATTCTGTTCGTGTTCAAATGTATCTTCAACAATTTTTCCCTCTTCTTCTTTCATAAGGGCTTTATTACATTTTGAAAGCTGTTCTTTGCCCGGTACATTTGAAAATACTTCAACGCCTTTGTCGATAAAGAAACGCTCCGTTGTAAATATTATACGGTCATTACATTCTAACCCTTCATCGAGTCCTATGAACTTTAAACCATCTAGATATTTGGAATAGTAGCTGCCAAATGCCTTTGGGTGAATATATATTAAAGCTTTGGTATTTTCCTTTAAAAAATACTTTAATCCGCCGCCATGGTCTATATGGCCATGCGATATTACAACTAAATCTACATTGCTTATATCAACACCGAGTTTTTTTGCATTTCTTAAAAAAACATCGCTTTTGCCTACATCAAATAATATTTTCAGCTTTCCTGTTTCAATATAAAGGCTAAGCCCGTGCTCCGCTTCATAATCTTTTAAATAGGCCGTATTTTCTGCTAATACCTTTACAATCATAATAATCCTTTTCCTCTAAAATCCACCTACAATGGTTTTCTGCATCACATAGTTCACATTTATCGTTCCCCTCTTTTACAACTATGTTTTTGGCAGCCGCCGCAGATACAAGTTTTTTCAAGGCCATCGCACAATTTGTAATCTCCACCCTCGATTATAAGTACTTTACCATGTACAAGAAAATCTGCTAATTTTTTTCTGGCGCCATTGTATATCCCCTGAACTGTAGTCCTTGCAATATTCATTTGATTTGCACATTCTTCCTGATTAAGCCCTTCAAAATCGATTAATCTTATTGTCTCATATTCGTCTACAGTCATAGTGATTAAATTATCTAAATTACCTCTGTAATTAAGAGGCCCAAATTGATTGCTATCAGGGAGACAGCAGACTCTTCTCCATTTTCTTGGTCTAGGCATAGTTTTAACCCTTTTTGCAATAAAATTTCAAACAGTATTTTACTGCCTTTTATCTTATTTTTAATTATCCTCTTCTTTTATAATCCCTATCCGGTATATTTACCATTTATATAGTTATTGACATATGTCATTTATTATTATATCCTTTTTTTGGCATATGTCAATAACTATATAACGAAAAAAGAGTTGGTATAAACCAGCTCTCATTTCGTTGTAAAAATCTATATATATTTTGGAGTGCCTTTATTTATATCTGATGTAAGTTAACCCATAGCATCCGACTTAATTTCTTCCGCATTTGAACCAAACACCAATTTCTCATCAGGGAATGGGACTATAACCGGGATACCCATATATTCGATAATATGGACGTGAATCCGATAAACTTCCTCGATGTTTTCAGGTGTCATCGTCTCCAATCCGCCGTATGAAAATACCTGTGAATCCTTAAGAAAAATGAAACGGTCACAGTAACGAATGGCTAAATTTAAGTCATGAATAATGAGCGCCACACATGTGTTATGTTCCTGTGCTATTTTTTTTACGATACGAAGCACTTCATGTTGGTTACGCGGGTCAAGGTTGCTTGTCGGTTCATCAAGTAACAACAGCTTTGGCTCCTGTGCCAATGCCCTTGCAAGCATTACCTTTTGCGTTTCACCGCCCGAAAGCTCCGATACATTGCGCAATGCAAAATCATCCAGTTTCATCTTGTGTATTATGTCACACACGATTTCCCTGTCCTCAGATGTTGCATCCCACTTGATATATGGCTTCCGTCCAAGCAGTATTGCATCGAAGACAGTCATATTAGCATAACTACTATTTTGCGCTACATATGCAATATTCTGTGCCATCTCATTTTTTGACATATTAAATACATTCTTATTATTAACAAATACCACGCCCTTTTGAGCGGGACAAATATGGTCAATACATTTAAGCAATGTACTTTTACCTGCTCCGTTATTTCCAAGAATAGCTATACACTGGTTCTTTGATATATCAAAGCTTATGCTCTTTAGTATTTTTCTTGAATTCCGGCTATATGCGAAACTTATTTTATTTACCTCAACCATTGGTCTTAAACCCCCTGAATAAAAGGTAAAGGAACATAGGAGCACCCAAAAACGAAGTAATGGCTCCAATCGGAAGTATAACTGGTGCAATTATCAGCCTGCCAAAAGTGTCGGCAAGAATTAAAAGCAGCGACCCTGCTATTGCGGAGCACGGTATAAGATACCTATAGTCATTACCAACTAATCTGCGCATTATATGTGGGGCCACCAGCCCTACAAAACTTATAATGCCTACAAAAGATACAGCTACCGCTGCGGTTAAAGAAGAAATTGCCATGCTTATTAGCATAACGGCTCTCGTATTTACACCAAGGCTCTTTGCCGTATCCGCTCCGCTTTCCATTGCATTATAGTTCCAGCGGTTTAGCAAGAAGTAAAGCATTGCACTCATAAATACCGCCGCGATAATCAAAAGGTCTGTCCAGCTTTGTCCCCCCAGGTTTCCAAACGTCCAAAATACAACCGCGCTGATTTTTGTATCGTCTGCGAAGTACTGCAGTAAAGTACTGCCGCCGGCAAACAGTGAACTTAGGGCAACTCCGGCTAATATCAGCCCCCCAGGCCCTATCTCCTTCTTGAACTGAGCTAGAGCAATAACTACAGCTGTAGCCATTGATCCGAATACAAAAGCGCATAGTGTCACTATGTATGGGTTATTGATCGCAATCGCTGTAGCAGCGGAGTCCGAATTTACGACTCCTCCGCCAAAAACGATAATACCTAATGCTGCACCGAATGCAGCTCCCTGTGAAACTCCAAGTGTAGATGCCGATGCTAAAGGGTTATGCAGCACACACTGCATAACGGCGCCGGACGCTGCCAAAGCAGCACCTACGACTATGGCCGCTATCACACGCGGCAGCCTTATTCCCCAAATTACCGTCTCATACTGAGCGCTTCCTTTACCGAAAATCGTTTTAATCACTTCAGATAAGGAAATATTCAAGGAACCGGCACTTACGGCAAAAAGCGCCGTTGCAATTGTTACAATAAAAGCGAGTATAAATATAACCTTTTTTCGTTTTATAAAGGTGTTGTAAGACTGAAGCTGTGTTGTTCTATTGTCCATCCTCATTCATCACCCAAAGTTACTTTACCATAACCAGCGCCGATACTTTCAAGTTTACTTAAATAATCCCCGTCGCCAATGAAGAACTCAAATATCTCGCTGGCTTTTTCTTCAAAATCTATATCACTGAACTGATCTGGATATAGTATACTTGCAATATAATAACAATTAACTATAGGAATTTCCAAATTTGAGTAATAATAGGTGGAATTCGGGCACTGATAGAGGTCCCCATTCTTAACTGCTGTTAACTGAGCATAAAAACCGGGGTTTTCATCATAGTCTGTCTCGACAAGGGTTACACCGCTATAGTCAAAGAAAATGTACTCAGGGTCCCAGCCTATGACTTGTTCCTTATCTACCAGCACTCCACCCGAGGTATTACTTGTATCTTCCGTAACATCATTAGCGGCTATTGCTTCAAATACAGCATATTGGTAATAAACGCCCTCTATGCCATGCGCGCCTTTGAAAGTTGCAGCTGCAGCTAATGCAGTAGGCTTGTCCTCATCAGGAATGCTTGCTGTTCTGGTTTCCAGGTCAGTCAAGCAAGTATTTATGTAATTTATTACTTCCTCTGCCCTATCTTCTACGCCGCAAACATCTCCTAGAATTCTAAGTGCTTCCTCATAGTCTTCCCCAAATAATGTGCCCATAGCTACTGAAACCACTGGGATTCCGGTTTGGCGCTGAATATCATCTGCCAACTCTGCTGTATATGTACATAATATCACATCTGGATCCGCATTTATGATTTCTTCCGGGTAGTAATCCGTAGCACCGCCGGAATCTGTCCCGCAAACAGGTAAGTCTGCCCATAGGTCTTTATTAGCGTAAGCATATGCCTGCAGCGGGCTAAGAGTTGACTCATCGAATCCGCTGATTCCTACCACCTTATCTGCCAACCCAAGATACACTATCATACGTGGGGTATTTGCAAGCGGAACAATTCTCTCTACAGTTGAAGGTATCTCCACCTCACGCCCGACGGCATCTGTTATCGTTCTTGTCCCGGAGTCCGTGCTCGTAGTTGAATCCGCTGTTTCGGTACTTCCACAACCGGCAAATACGCACATTACAAGTGCAATAGTCATAATAAATACGATTGATTTTTTCATTATTTTCTTCATTGATTTATTCCTTTCTTTTTAAATGTTATTTTATAAAATTAAAACTTTTACTTTCTTTTTCTATTTCCAGCCTCTTGTATATTCTTTAAAACAATCCATACAAACTTTTTTGCCATTCTGCAGGCGCATCATATGTTCTGGAGCAGCCTCTCCGCATTCCTCGCAAACTTCGCTTGAAAACAAACGAGCACATTCAGGAACAGTAAAATCAGGTTCTTTTATTAAAAAAGCTTCTTCCGCTGGAGCTTCCAGCAGATATTTTTTCCATTCTTCACGGTTTAAGGCTGTCCCGCTTTTGGGCTTCACGACTATCCTGATTTTATTGCCGCTATTTCTGCAAAAAAACGAAAATGCCATCTTGCCTGTAGGTTTGTAAATTAAATTACCTTTGCCGATAGTACATCCTGTGATTACCTGAACTGCATCAACTCCGCAGGCGTCATTTTCTGTCACGCAAACTATCTTTTCGTCGCTTAACGGTGACATTTCACCAAGCCTTTCCATGGCAATCTGGGCCGCTCTAAAGCCCATGGCCAACCCTGGACATTCATGCCCATGAAAATCAACACATTTTTCCCATAATTTTTTATCCATCTCGTTCTCCCTCTTATATAAAATTTTTAGTTGAATACTTCTTTAGCTTTCTTAGCAAAGCGTTTGCCAAATAACTCAAACAAGTCTTTTTTCTGATCTAGCTCATCACGTAGCGCAATAGGTCCTAAATGAATATACGGCCTGCCGCATCCCGCTCCGGATGAATACGCAAGCATACCACGCACTAGCGAGTGCTCAAGAACGGTCAGTATCGCGACGTCTCCTCCTCCATGCATGCAGTTTGCAGTTGCAAAGCAACCAGAAAGTTTACCTTCTAATTTACAGTCCCAACGCGTATCAAAAAATTTCTTTAACTGCCAGCAAAGGTTTGCAGCATAGCTCGGAGTGCCGAAAATAACTGCACTACTATCATTTAAAAACTCGACGTCGATACCACTATCTTCTTTTAAATTCATAAGTTTTACTTCTATTGCGTTATCAGCCTTCAATATTCCGTTCTTAATGTGGTGTGCCATTTTTTCTGTATTACCGGTTATACTAAGATACAAAATTGTAATTTTCATTTTCTCCATATACCTACTCGTCCATCCTCCATCCCATTGTCACAATAGTTGTATTTGTCGTTTCATAAACTATTCCGCCAACTGAGATGTCATTTAAATACTTTAAGATATTCTCCTCTGTTTTGTTATCAATTTCGTTGTGAGCTTTTAGTTTATTTAAATACCATGCTCGTGCCTCATCCAAATTTTTTTCCATATGCCAGACGTCTGCATGATAACGTATAGTTGGTAGTTTGTGCATCTTCCAAAGCATGGCAAATGCATAGAGAATGCCGTCGTCAAAGCTTTCCCTGCGTGATCTAATGCCTGCAATCTCTCTTAACTTGCCAAAAACAGAATCCGTTCTGTGTACTGGTTTTACTAGATAACAGTATTTAGAGGCATATGATAGCATTTTTTCGAACGTGGCCGCATCTGCAACAGCAGGAGTCATATGCGCGAAAACAAGGTCAAACTTACCTTCTATTAAAACTTCATTAAAATCGCCGCATATAAGGGATATATTTTCGATTTTGTGCTCTTTTACATTCATTTTGGCATATTCGAGCATTTTTGGAGATAAGTCTACCCCCACAACTTTACCGGCTTTTTCTGCCAGTGCGATAGAATAAGCACCTGTACCGCATCCAATATCGAGTACTGACATATGCTTTGAGAATTCGACCTCACTTAAAAGTTGTTTTAAAAAAGCATCGGTATCCCAGTTTGGCAATGGATGATTACTGTAAAAACTTTTGGCCAATTCATCCCATGCTGCAACATTGGCTCCATTATCAGTTACTTTTTCTTTCCATATTTGTCTGATATCTGATAAATTCATTTTTCCCCTTACCGCATAAAAAAAGGTTGCCAATTCGTTTACAAACGAACATGACAACCTTCATAGCTGTAACAATTATGCCTTATAATATTTTAATTTTGAATTTTTAAAAAACTGAAATTTCAATTCCAATTAAATGTTTCTACATTTTTGTCTTTTTTATTATAAAACATTAAAAATATTAAGTCAAGTATTAATTTATTATTAATTTTTATGACGAAAAAGTTAACTAATATATAAATGCACATCATTGACATTAAAAATATAAATTATATAATTTAATTATAAAGTTTTAAATCTAAACAATAATACATTTCAGAGAAAAAATTTAAATTAACGGAGGATAAGATTATGCCTGATTTTGGTTCACCTTTTGCCGGTCTCGCTAAAGACCGTAAACTAACTGAGCAAGAATTGATTCGCGCCATACGTTTTATGATTGCGGCTGAATATGAAGCTATCCAACTTTATATGCAGCTTGCAGAATCTACTGACAATGAGCTGGCTATTGAAGTATTAGAAGATATAGCCGATGAAGAAAGAGTGCATGCCGGAGAATTTTTACGCCTTTTACACGAATTAGCTCCAGATGAAGCTAAGCTATATCAGGAAGGCGCTGAAGAAGTTGAAGAGGAAATGGAGAAACTAGGTAAAAAATAACCATAGTTAAAGGGGCTAAATTTAGCCCCTTTTTTAATTATTATTTTTTTAACTTTTCCTTAAGAGTTTTTAACATATAAAGTTTGAGTCGGGAAAGCAAATTCTATATTGCGTTTATCAAACTCTTCCTTTATTCTAAAATTTATTTCTTGTTGTACATCCATGTATATATCATAGTCTTGGTTTAAAACGTAATATACGTTTTCAAAATTTAAACTAAAGTCCGCATACTCATAAAAATGAGTTCTCGAAAACTCGCAATAGTCTACATTGGTTATTATGTTTTTGATAAGCTCGGGTATCTCTTTTAACTTTTCAAGAGGTGTATCATAAGTTACGCCAAATTTAAACAATACCCTGCGCTTTTCCATTTTTTTGAAGTTTTGTACTCTTGAATTTGTTAAATCTTTATTTGAAAAAACAAGCTGTTCTCCCCTTAAACTACGAACTCTTGTTGTCTTTATTCCTATGTGCTCGACATTGCCCATTAGATCATCAACTACTATAAAATCATCGATCTCAAAGGGTTTATCAAGAAAAATAGTGACAAAGCTGAATAAATCTTCAAGTATAGCTTGGAGTGCAAACGCAACTGCTATGCCGCCAACTCCAAGGCCTGCTACCAAAGCTGTAATCTGAACTCCAATATTGTCGAGAAAAAGCATAAGTGCGGCAACCCAAACTATTACCTTTATAATAAATTGGGTCCATTTTATTGCTGCCTTATCTTCCTTCCCGTATTTTTTACTCCAGTATTTTCTAACTATAAAAATAAGTATTTCAGATACGAATACCGCAGCAAAAAACATCACAAAAGCTAACGTAACAACATCAATTATCTTTTGCAAAGTGGCATTAATGTAAAGTATTTTTATAGAGAGATAAAAATCTGCAAAATATAAAAGAGGTATAAAATATCTCTTTATACCTTTGATAAATGCATCATAGGCCATTTTATCAGTCTTTTCAGCTAGTTTTAAAAGCCTTTTTAAAACTATATGTTTTATTACACATATAACAAGTATTCCAACAATAAAACACCCGAAAAAAATCAAATATTTAAGTATCGTATTGTTTAAAAATTCTATATTAATGAATTCCTGCAAAATTAGCCTCCAAAACATAATTTTTTATAAGCATAACATAATTTAAAAAATTGGGCAAATAACAATAGTCACCTGTACTAAGTTAGCGCCCGCCCCACTTAACGGCTAACCTAAACTCGCCTAAAGCGGCGGGTGCGCTTAAGACTGCTTACCCGATCGCCTTTAGGCGAGTGTTTTAATGCTACTTATTTAAATTAACCTAGCTGTTTCTGGTGTGGTATATTATATCTGGTCCTGCAAAAAACATGTATTCTTTTAATAAACTATTCATATAAATATTGACATCTTCTATATAATATTTGCCATCTTTTTCTTCATAATTAATTCTTATAACATCGCCATTGTCAAAATAATGATCTGAATAATTTGAATTCTCATATATCATCGCTGATCCATCAATTTTTTTAACATCATCGAAGCTCATTCCTGGTTCTAATCTCTCAAATTCCCTCTTATCTAAAGGATTTATATTAAGGTTTAGCATCGCTATGATATATCCCGCCCTATGGTATACTAGTGCAAATTTCCTGACTTCTGTTTTATATATTACATAAAAGAAATCTCCCATCTGTTTTACGGTTTTTATTGGTAGCACCTCATTAACAGACGATACAGTATACGGAAGAGATTCAAGATATGGTATTCTATCAATTGGATGATACATATCATATATAGCATCTTTTACATCAGCTTCTTTATATTCGTAATCGCTATCTTCTTTAGCCACGGATTCTAAAAACTCTATATCTTTTTGAAACCGCAAAACCGTATCTTTCTTATATTCTTTATCTAAATTATAATAAGAATAATATTTATCCCAGCTGTCCGTTAAATATTCATAAACTTCATCACTGCTATTAATCCTTTTTTTATAAGAAAAATCTTTTAATTCTTCATATATTTCTTCCTGATACTCTGTATATATCTCCTCTTGAGATAATTGAAACGTATACCCTTTATAGGTATGCTCAGTTTCACACCCACAAATAATTATTAAAAGGGTTATTGCTATAATGATATTTAAAATCCTTAAAAATGCTTTCATCTAATTATCCCTTCATTTATCACTTATACCTTATATATACTTTATCAGTATACGTCTCTTCAGTAGAATACCAGCCGCCCAAGAAGAAATATTCTCCATAGTAAGTGCTATAATCCCATGGATCGCCGTTCAGTTTCAATATAGAAGTTGATTGTTATTTATTTAAATTAACCTAGCTGTTTCTGGTGTGGTATATTATATCTGGCCCTGCAAAAAACATATAATATTTATCATATTCGTTATAATCAATTCTGGTTATAAGAAGCTCCCCCTCTTCTTCCTCATAATCTATCGTTATAACATCGCCATCATCAAAAAAATGCTGTGACTCCCCGATAACAATTGTTGATGGGTCAATTTTCTTTACCTCATCCACGCTCATTCCAACTTCTAGTTTTTCAAAATCCGCCTTATTTAACGGTGTCTTATTTAAGTTACACATCGCAACAATATATCCCGTTTTATGAAATACATATGCATACTTCCTTACCTCAGTATTGTAAAATACAAAGTAAAAGTCTCCTATTTTTGTCGCATTCTCAACTGCAATTCCCATATCAATTAGATATTTTACATCCGGAATACTCATAGTTGCTATTTGAAGATTTTCCACAGATCTATGAATTCTAATAACATTTTTAATTATGTCGCTATCTTCACTGTAAGTTTTGTTACCCTCTTTTTTTGATAGTTCTTCTAATTGATTAACTCCTTCTTTAACTTCTTTTGATATCTCCTCGTCTTCTAATTCTTTAGCATGTGTATATCCCCCGCTATAGCTATCCCAAAATTCCTCCATCTTTGCATATACATCTTCATCCTCTTCAAAATCATCCGGAAACATTTCGCGTATTTGCTCCTGCGAAAGCCTATGTATGCTGTTGCTGTTACATCCACATAACACTATAATAAATATCAGATATAGTAACGTAGATAGTATTCTTTTCATAATGCCTCCTTTAATTATCTTATTAAGAATATATTTCTCGCTGCATGCTATTTGGAAATAACTACATATCCTATATTAGATTTTTGAAAATATCTGCCGGTCGTCTGCCATCCGAAGAAATAGTATTCTCCTTCAATCTTATTATAATCCCACGGGTCCCCTTTAAATTCCATAACGTTTGAATGTCCATATTTATGCATCCAAGCACTGCCGTAGTCTTTCTTCATAAAGTGGTAATCCTTATCACTATTATACATCATAGATATCATAGTCTCTCCGGGAGCTAATTCCCAATTTTCTGCTTGTTCAGCAGTTAACAAGTTTGAAACTGTGTAACCTCCACCTAGAGCATCTACTAAGCTTGTACGTAAACCCTCAAGTGAAGAAATATTATTAGGAATATTCCAACCTGTTTGGTTTGTTACATAGTCGAAACAATGACTATTTAATTCTTCTTTATCAAATTCCAATGCGCTTAAATTATACTTGGGGCCATCTACTGGAGTTTTATTAATTGCATCATTAATCTCTTTAATAATATTTGGCACATGGCTGTTGGCTTTAATTGGATTCTTCTGTAGTTTCCATATATCCTTCCTATTTAGCCATGGTACTTTTTTAGGCTTGCCATTTGTGTCTAGAAAGCTAATACCTTCAAAGTCCCCTGCGTCTACCATAGGTATTACTTTATAAATTGCTTTTGCCGCATTCGAATATGCTATATAATATCCCGCATTATCTTGTCTAACATTTTCAAAAGTATATACTGATTCATGCCCCGTCGGGTCTATCATGTTTATCGGGTTGTTGCCGCAGTAGCTATATAAGTGCTGTGTCCACGGCTGGTAGGCATTTCCGGTGTAGGTATCCTGCGTTAAGAACCTGCCGGTACTTAAATGGGGCAATTGGCTCCCGCGTTTATCCCCACCCGCCTTCGCAAGTATGCTTATTAGCCCGCCCCATTTAACGGCTGACCTAAACTCGCCTAAAGCGGCGGGTACGCTTAAGACTGCTTACCCGATCGCCTTTAGGCGAGTGTTTAATGCTGCTTATTTAAATTAACCTAGCTGTTTCTGGTGTGGTATATTATATCTGGTCCTGCAAAAAACATGTATTCTTTTAAATTCCAAGCCTCAATAATATCTTTTATATAATATTTACCGTCTTTTTCTTCATAAGAAATTATAATAACATCGCCATTGTCAAAATAATGATATGAATAATTTAAATACTCAAATATCATCGCTGACCCATCAACTTTCTTAACATCATCGAAGGGTTCATCTTCTTTACTTCATCCACGCTCATATCAACTTTGCTTTTCAAAAAATCGGCCTTATTTAGCGATTTACTGATATTGATTATCCCGACCGCATAGCCTGGGCTTCGTGAAATATGATCGATAATTTTCTAACTTCTGTTTCATAAATCACAAAAAGCTCCAACTTTAGTTGCATTCTCAAATACTATACCATACTCCTCAAAAAACGATACACTGGGTATTACCCTCGCACCGTCATAAATAAATGGCGAGGTATTTGTATTCATAAACCAAATAATCTTCTTTATTGTTTCATCATCTTCACTGTACTCTTTATTACCTTTTTTGCCTGCAAGGGTTTTGATCTTCTGAAGCTCTTCACTTAATCTTGCCCTTTCATTTTTTAGCCGCTCATTGAACTCCGTCCTATCTCCTGAAGTATACAAAACATCATTGCGTAATCCATATTGGTAGTAATAAAGCCCATCCCACGTTTCTTGAAGCCATAGATATATATCTCCTTTCTCTTCAAGGTCAGGGTATTTTGCAATTATCTCTTCCTGCGTTAGCTGAAAGTCATATTTATATTTACTGCAACCACATAAAATAGTTGTTACTAGTAGAATTATGGCTAATATTAACGATATTTTTTTCATGGCATCACCCTCATTTAACCACCATATATTGAAAGCTTTCTCTCTTGTATGTTAACTTATCTGTTCTCCAGCCGAAGAAATAATACTCCCCTTCTATTTCATCATAATCCCACGGATCACCCTCAAAATTCATAATAGCCGAATAGTTGTATTTTTGCGTCCATCCTGTATCAGAAGTCTTCTTCATATAATGATACGCACCTGATGGATTATTCATATATGCTATCATCGTCTGTCCTTCGCTGAGCGTATAATTTCTTGCCTCTTGTTCTGATAAAAAATCTACTTTAAAGCCCAAACCTTCAAAATGCCTCTCCATACTTTTTGCTCCTGCAAGAGTTTTACCTTCGCCGTGCGTACCAGCTACATAGTCACTGCATAGATCTTCCCACATCGAAATATCCCAATCCCTATACAACTCTTCTTTATTATAATTAGGTGTATATGATGTAGCCAGATTGTTTGTTATGGCATCAACCGCTTGTTGAAATGTA encodes the following:
- a CDS encoding RHS repeat-associated core domain-containing protein; the protein is KFTGSVQDTASGLNYMSSRFYDSSTGRFLTQDTYTGNAYQPWTQHLYSYCGNNPINMIDPTGHASKPIINSRTVYEDNAGYYKVVVNKSGYYISQLVDGGDFSWTNAAAAVSYDRNQARKEAKILYEALVADRDYNLPIKKISEAGGTVTFQQAVDAITNNLATSYTPNYNKEELYRDWDISMWEDLCSDYVAGTHGEGKTLAGAKSMERHFEGLGFKVDFLSEQEARNYTLSEGQTMIAYMNNPSGAYHYMKKTSDTGWTQKYNYSAIMNFEGDPWDYDEIEGEYYFFGWRTDKLTYKRESFQYMVVK